The DNA window GGCATTCCCCGTGTCCCCTTCACGTCGAACATCAGGTCAACCGATGCGCTCCACCTTTCTACGCACGTCGCTCCTCACCGCCATGAGCGGGCTGACGCTGGCCGCTTGCGGCGACGACAACGACAGCCTGGCCACGCCGACGCCGGCACCGACGCCGGTAGCCCTCAAGAATCAGTCGGTCACGCCGGCGCTGCTCAAGTCGCTCGTGCCGGGCGTGGAGATCTACAGCCTCATCAGCTCAGACGACCAGCTCGCCGGTTCGCCTTCGTTCGTGTTTGGCGGTTCGGCCGACGGTACGGGCTTCATGCGCAACAGCGACGGCTCGTTCACCGCACTGGTGAATCACGAAGACAACTTCGCGGTATCGCGCATTCGCTTCGACAAGGATCTCAAGCCCATCAGTGGCGACTACGTGGTGAACTCCACCGCTGGTCGCTACCGTCTCTGCTCGGCTACACTCGCCACCGTGGAAGAGCACGGCTTCAGCGCGTTCATCACCGCCGGCGAAAGCAGCGAAGAGTCGGAAATCCTTGCGGTTGATCCGTCGGGCCCGGCCAATACGCCCAAGTACCTCTCGGCCTTCGGTCGCTTCAACACCGAGAACGCCGTGCCGCTGCCCAAGGTGGCGTATCCGAACCGTACGGTCGTGCTGATCGGTGATGATGACTCGGGCGCCGAAGGTGGCCAGGTGGCCATGTATCTCTCGAACACCGTGGGAGATCTCGACAACGGCAACCTGTACGTGCTCGCGCGCACCGACAACAACACGCGTGAGCGCGACATGGTGGTGGGTCAGAGCTATCCGGTGCAGTTCCGTCAGATCCAGAACCAGAAGACGCTCACGGGTCGTCAGATCAATCAGGCCGGCGCGACGCTCAACGCCATTCGCTTTGCGCGCGTCGAAGACGTGGACTACCGCAAGGGCTCAGCGGAGAACAACCGCGAGATCTACTTCGTGGCCACGGGACAGAACAACACCGGCGTGAACGCAGACTACAGCCGTACCAAGTACGGCCGCGCGTATCGTTTGCGGCTGGACCCCGCGAATCCGCTGCAGGGCACCCTGGAGGTGATTGCGGACGGGGATGACAAGTCGCCAACCAACGCTGCGCGTCTCTTCCAGAACCTCGACAACGTGTACGTGGGCCAGAACTACGTCTACCTGCAGGAAGACGACAATGGCTACGGTGATGAGACGCACGACGCGTACATCTACCAGTACAACATCGCCACGCGTGAACTCAAGCCGGTGCTCGAGCTCGACCATCGACGCACGCAGGCCGACGCCGCGCTCTACAACGCGGTAAACGCCCGTCCCGCTGGCAAGGCGGGCTGGGAGTATGGTGCGATGATCGACGTGTCGTCGCAGCTTGGTCAGGACAACACCTTCATCGTGGCGCTGCAGCCGCACTCCTGGCGCGCCGACAAGTACCGCGGCGTGGATGGTGGTACGCTGCGTCCGAATGAAAATCAGGCCAGCATGCTCGTCGTCGTGAAGGGCCTGCCGCGCTGATCCAGGAGTCCTGAACCTGTACGCCGACCCGAGGCACAGCGCCCCGGGCCGGCGTCGTTCCCGAACATATGAAGACGCTTCGTCAAACATCGCCGCTGATCGCGGCGCTCCTGATCGCCAGCTGCGCGACACCGTCTCCCGACACTACGTCGGCCACCGACGCCGAGTTCGCACGTGCCACGCAGGTGGTGGGTATCTGGCGCACGCACCTCGACACGCTTGCACTGAGCGTGGCGCGGCTCGACTCTGCTGCGCAGGCTCTGCGCACCCCGGACGACGTTCCTGAGGCGCGTGCCGCGTTTGTCGAAGCCCGTCGTGCCTTCAAGC is part of the Gemmatimonas sp. UBA7669 genome and encodes:
- a CDS encoding alkaline phosphatase PhoX, yielding MRSTFLRTSLLTAMSGLTLAACGDDNDSLATPTPAPTPVALKNQSVTPALLKSLVPGVEIYSLISSDDQLAGSPSFVFGGSADGTGFMRNSDGSFTALVNHEDNFAVSRIRFDKDLKPISGDYVVNSTAGRYRLCSATLATVEEHGFSAFITAGESSEESEILAVDPSGPANTPKYLSAFGRFNTENAVPLPKVAYPNRTVVLIGDDDSGAEGGQVAMYLSNTVGDLDNGNLYVLARTDNNTRERDMVVGQSYPVQFRQIQNQKTLTGRQINQAGATLNAIRFARVEDVDYRKGSAENNREIYFVATGQNNTGVNADYSRTKYGRAYRLRLDPANPLQGTLEVIADGDDKSPTNAARLFQNLDNVYVGQNYVYLQEDDNGYGDETHDAYIYQYNIATRELKPVLELDHRRTQADAALYNAVNARPAGKAGWEYGAMIDVSSQLGQDNTFIVALQPHSWRADKYRGVDGGTLRPNENQASMLVVVKGLPR